The window TAGGTCTGTCGAGAAAACCTATGAGGTTCATAAGTGTACTTTTTCCTGACCCCGAAGGGCCCATTATAGCAAGAAATTCTCCTTCCCGTACTGTCAGGTTGATGTCACTAAGAATAGGGACTTCCATATCTCCCAAAGTATAACTTTTTTTGACATCGATTACCTCTATTACCGGGGGTCCTTTTTGCAAAGTTTCTTCTCCGGCACCGCTGTCCGGGCGACTGGAACGGGGCAATTCACACTTAAATGGCTCTTCTTTTGAGGTTTTATCAGAGGCAAAAAGGCTTTCTTCCGGAGGCATCTTTCCTTCAGTCCCACTACTTCTGCCTGCTTCCTGATTCGAACCTTCTGGAGACGAAACTTCATTATTGAGTATTTTAGTCTTCATGTCCACCTGCCATTGTTCAAACTTAACATATATTATTTCAGTCGAATACCGCACAGCTTGCTGCGGGATACGCCAGTGCAACTATGATTTTACGAAGTGCTATAAGATAGCAATATTTTCTGATTTTAAGCTTTAAGTGTTTGTTATACATACATTTTATAATATAAAATCTGCAAGAGAATTATTTTTCCTGACTCCGGTTTTCATATTTTTCTCTAAATTCTTCAAGTATGCTGTTTTTCTTGGATGTTTATGCAAAGACAAAGGCGGCGATATGCTGATTTATAATCTGAAAAAACTGGAAAGGGAAAACTGAAAAATAAATCCCGAAAAAGAAATACCGAAAAAGAAAAGCTGAAGATGCTGAAAAATGAAAATATTGAAAAGATAAGGGTCATTTTTTCAAAAGACCCTTATTCATACCTTAAAGCATCCACAGGTTTCATGCTTGCGGCCTTTCTTGCGGGATACAGCCCTGCACCTACACCTACAATGACCGAAACCAGAATCCCAATTTCGATTAACTTGAATGGAAATACTGGTGGAAGTTTGAGGGCAGTTTCAAGGATGTAAGCTCCAAGCCCGCCTATTGCAGTCCCCATCAGTCCCCCGAAGGCGCTGACCATCACTGACTCCAGCAAAAAAAGGGATTGAATATTGGAGCTGCTGTAACCTACGGACTTCATTATACCAATTTCTTTTGTACGTTCGGTAACTGTTACGAGCATGATATTCATGATCCCTATCGAACCTACGAATAGTGAGACTAAAGCAAGGACAAGCAGGAACGAACTTAAGGCAGCTCCTAATGCTCCGGTCTCTTCAAGGACATCTACCTGATTGAATATGGTATAAGGCTTTGCGTCTTCATCATCAATATCCCTTTCAGGAATTCCAAAGTTCCGGGCAAGCCTTCTATCCACTTCATCCGAAACATCCCGGATATTTTCAGAGCTATCTGCCATCGCAAAGAAGGCTCCATAGTCCTGTTCTCCGGTCATCTCATTCAGGGTGGAAATTGGGATATAAACTATCATGTCTGTACTGCCATCTCCCCCTACAATAGTTTCTTTTGAATTTTCCAGAATCCCTTTTACTTTGAAGCTTTTCCTTACAAGCGTGCCGTCTTCCTGCCGAAATGCAATATCAACATTGCTTCTATGCGAGATACTCCTGCCAAATTCCTCTTTTGCAAGGTCATATCCAAGAACAGCAGAGTAAATGTCCTTATCAGCCAGGAAACTTCCCTCTTCCATCTTAATTCCCTGGATTTCCTGAAATTCTCCATTTACACCCACAATGCTCACGCTTTTAGTACCTGAAAGATAGCTAATCTCTCCAGGTATTATTTTCCTGGGAGATACTCCGGAAATTCCGGGAGTATTTTTAATGATTTCAAGCTCACTTCCATAGAAGAGGTTTGGCTGGTCACTATATGCAATTATAAAATTTGAGCCTACAGAAGTAACCTCATCTGTAAAAAATTGATTGAAGCTGGCTCCAAGCGATGCGTTTATGATTACTGCTGCAACACCTATCACAATTCCGAGTGTTGTAAGTGCAGACCGAAGCTTGGAGCTACGTATACTTCCAGAAGCAATACGGGCTGCCTGTACAAATTGTATCATATTTTACCCCCCAAATATGATATTTAGCCAATCATCATCTGCTTATTGTTTTTTCTTTCTGTAGATTAGAAAGGCTGCAGGGATAACGACCAAAAGAAGTCCACCCGTAATTGCAGCTGTAGAGTTATTCCCAGGAGACTGGAAATCAGTTTCAAGTTTCAGGTTACCTGCGACATTTTCGTGCCTGTTAATCCCATTATTGTAGTTTGCAGTTACATTCATAATTATGGATCCTGAAACATCCTTTATGGCATCCGAGTCGTCTATTATTGCATCAAACTCTATTGTGAAAAGCTCGTCAGGATCCATAGGTCCAATGAAGTATTCGGCAGGGTAAAACTTTAGGCCCTCAGCTTCAGGTCTTATGCTTACAGAGTTAAGTTCATTAGGGTGGGTATTTGCTACATCAAACTCTACGACAGCTTTCCCATCTACCATCTGTAGTGGCTTTGAAGGAATTACTTTTATATTCGAAGAATCTACTTTAAGCGGAATATTCTTCTTGCTGTTGTAATCAAAGGAGTTTCCTTCAATTTCAAGTTCAAAATTGTGAATTCCTTCCTTCGCACCCTCTTCGACCTCTACATTGAAGGTCAGCTTAATACTATCTCCCGGCCCCACAAGTCCCATTTCATAATATGGGGCTTCTTTAACCGTTATTCCTTCTGACAGAGGTCTCAAAACAGCAGCCTGGATTCTCGCATTGGTATCGTAGTCTTTTCCATCAATGGTAACGGTAGGCGTTGTTGCTGTATTCTTAAGAGTTACCGTAACAGTACCACTGTCTCCAGGCATAAAGACTTCAGGAGACGAGATGATTTCTGAAAGCTCAACAGTGCCTTTGCTGTCAAAGGTTTCAGTGCCTATCCTTATATCAAAAGTCTTTTCACTCCATGGACTGCCATCCCCAGTTTTGGTGCGAATATCAATTGAACGAACTCCTTTCTGGGCGTTTTTATCAACATACAGATAGAATTCCTTTGTGGCAGTTCTGCCAGGATTGAGTGCTCCAATGTTCTGCACGGTGTTTGTTTTGGAATCCAGAGAAAAAGGGTACTCAGGGACTATTTCTATGTCAATATTATCGGCTTTGTCCCCACCTACGTTTTCCACCTGTATGTTCAGGGTCAGGTATTCTCCTATCTTTGCAGGATAAGGATTTGTTTCGACGATCGTTACTTTCAGGTTTGCACTCCCTACAGCTGCAGAAGCCGAAGAAGTAAAAATAGAGGCAATCAAAAGTAAAGAAAATACAGATGCAATAATACGCTCTTTAATCAATTTCATTTATTCCCCCCCTAGTTATATTGAATTTCCCCATCTTTTACCAGGACAACCCTATCAGCATATTTTGCAATCTCAGGGTCGTGTGTAACTATTACTACTGTTCTTCCCTCATTGTTCAAATCCATGAATATTTGGAGAATCTCAGACCCTGTTTTCGAGTCCAGGTTTCCAGTCGGTTCATCAGCAAGGAGAATTGAAGGATCATTGATGAGTGCCCTTGCAATTGAGACTCTCTGAGATTGGCCTCCGGAAAGCTCTCCTGGCTTGTGGTACATACGGTCCTGCAACCCCATAAGTTTCAGGAGTTCCGTTGCACGCTTTTGTGGATCGATGCTCCTCGAATTGGCAAAAGTTGGGAGCAAAACATTCTCTAAAGCGGTCAGGCGAGGAACAAGGTTGAAAGTCTGAAAAACGAACCCTATCTCAATCCCCCTGAGATGAGCAAGCTCTTCATCTGACATACTGTGCAGATCTTTTCCCCATATAAGGACCTGCCCTTCCGTAGGCCTGTCAAGGCAGCCGATCAGGTTCATAAGAGTACTTTTTCCGGATCCCGATGGGCCCATAATAGCCAGTAATTCTCCCTTTTCGATTTTAAGGTTAATACCTGAGAGTACCGGAACCTCCATGTCTCCAAGCATATAACTTTTCCTGACATTGGAAACTTCGACAATAGGGTACCTGTTCTCTGGTAAACTATTCTTATTTATGTTCACATCCCTCCCCAATTTTACTGAGATATGATCAGAATAAATCACATTGAATTATCTTAATTGTTTTTACTCTTATGTAAGAAAATCCATTTTAATCTATGCTCTCTGAATTTATTGTCCCAGATAGGGTTTTGAGTCCAATTGCTATCGATTTATGTTACCCAATGCAGGCTTTTAAAACTGAACTTTGAAAAGAAGCACTGGATACACTGTTTTGGACTCTTAAATAGACTATTGAGTTTCAAACATGATTTTTGCTTAAAATTAACGGGCATAAAAATGAGCATAGTTTTAGACAGTCTAAATTGGAGGTTGAGTTTTGTTTCTGGAAGAACAGGGCTTTTGCAGGAAATTTCGGCTTTCATCCTTAGACCTATCTTTGTTATTTTAGACTGCTTTCTCTCATACCTCGGTTGTGTTAATATAATCTAAATAAATCGAAAAACCGCAGTCTCTGAATCAATCAGTTCCAAAAAGTTATTCTTTAACCAGGGCAGGCATCCAAATATTTAGGTCAAGGTTAAAACCTATGTAAAACATTCAAACATCCTTTTAATTAAAAAATATTTTTTCTGTTATACAGGTACTTACCTCCAAATATTTGAGAACTATTATTCCTAAGGAGATATAGTTCTGTTTAATTTATATAATCTTGTATATATAGCTAAATATAACCACTGCCAGATAGAACTTTGAACTGTGGATCTCAAAAATAAGAGATAATCCTAGCAATAATCTTTCTAAGTGGTTGAAAGAGTCGCGATCTTTGGGGTTGGTAAAGAAGGCTGTAAACGAACGTTTCAGAGAAGTGCACAAACAAAGTGTATACAAAAAGTGTACTCAAAAGAGTATACACAGAATCGGTGTGGAAATAATATGAAATTGGGAGGAAATAAACATGCTCATGGGATTCGACTTAAGCCAGTTCTTTACGTTTTCGTTCCTGAATAATCTTAACTTTATATTCCAGATCTAAACAAAAGTATGTACATAAGAATCGTTGTTGAAATAATGTAATATGTGGAGGGAATAAACATGCTCATGGGATTCGATTTAAGCCAGTTCTTTACGTTTTCGTTCCTGAATAATCTTAACTTTATATTCCAGATCTAAACGAAAGTATGTACATAAGAACCGTTGTTGAAATAATGTAATATGTGGAGGGAATAAACATGCTCATGGGATTCGATTTAAGCCAGTTCTTTACGTTTTCGTTCCTGAATAATCTTTGCTTTATATTCCAGATCTAAATATGGATATAAAGGCCCGAAAAAATGGAACCAAAATTAACTGCGAAACCGTAAGTAAAGATAAAGAATGGAGGGAACTGATATGATCTTCGAGATGTTCTATAAAAATGTCAAAATCTGCTACGAATCAACTGTATTCAGCATGCTTTACTGCTTCTAATTAAGCTGTAAAGACAGGTGTCTAACGGGGAACGACCAAAATCCAGGAAAATATTGGAGGGAACTTATATGATCTTCGAGATGTTCTATAAAAATGTCAAAATTTGCTACGAATCAACTGTATTCAGCATGTTTTACTGCTTCTAATTAAGCTGTAAAGACAGTGTCTAACGGGGAACGACCAAAATCCAGGAAAAGATTGGAGGGAACTGATATGATCTTCGAGATGTTCTATAAAAATGTCAAAATTTGCTACGAATCAACTGTATTCAGCATGTTTTACTGCTTCTAATTAAGCTGTAAAAACAGGTGTATAAACGGGGAACGACCAAAATTCAGGAAAATATTGGAGGGAACTGATATGATCTTCGAGATGTTCTATAAAAATGTCAAAATCGCCTACGAATCAACTGTATTCAGCATGTTTTACAGCTTCTAATTAAGCTGTAAGACAGGTGCATAACGGGAAACGACCAAAATCCAGGAAAATATTGGAGGGAACTGATATGATCTTCGAGATGTTCTATAAAAATGTCAAAATCGCCTACGAATCAACTGTATTCAGCATGTTTTACTGCTTCTAATTAAGCTGTAAGACAGGTGCATAACGGGAAACGACCAAAATCCAGGAAAATATTGGAGGGAACTGATATGATCTTCGAGATGTTCTATAAAAATGTCAAAATCGCCTACGAATCAACTGTATTCAGCATGTTTTACTGCTTCTAATTAAGCTGTAAGACAGGTGCATAACGGGAAACGACCAAAATCCAGGAAAATATTGGAGGGAACTGATATGATCTTCGAGATGTTCTATAAAAATGTCAAAATCGCCTACGAATCAACTGTATTCAGCATGTTTTACTGCTTCTAATTAGGCAGCAATACTGTGAAAAATTAAGTTTAGATTAAAATTAAGTTTAGATTCTATGAAGTTGCCTGTTATCAGGCAACTTCCTCTTTTCAAAAAAAGTATCTAACTAGACCTTTTTTACTTTTCACCTATTTTATAAATATTTACTTTCTTTTAAGGCGATTTTTTATTTTTTAATTGCTTCTGTTATTGCAATTTACTCCCTAATATAGATTAAATCCAATTTATGCAAAATTTGAAATTAGATTAAAAGCCCAATTTTTAAGAAGATGGGCAATATATTTTACACATTATAATTTCCTTAGGGACTTTATGTAAAGAAAACTAAGTAGTTCAATGAAATAAACGATACTTATAGACTGTATAGTTGTTTTCTACAATGAACTATTCTATCGATAAATACTTAAAGACTACTATTTGTAAGGAGTAGTTGTTCTCCACATTATATATAAATTCATACTACAGATGATATATTGATACTCCAGTGATAACTAATATTAGAGTTATTAATTTTAAAAAGAACATTTTATCTAAAATATAATCATTAATTAAATATAAAGTTTCTAGCTATGGAATATAAATTCCACGAAGCTCTTAAGCTTTTTAGCT is drawn from Methanosarcina lacustris Z-7289 and contains these coding sequences:
- a CDS encoding ABC transporter permease, with product MIQFVQAARIASGSIRSSKLRSALTTLGIVIGVAAVIINASLGASFNQFFTDEVTSVGSNFIIAYSDQPNLFYGSELEIIKNTPGISGVSPRKIIPGEISYLSGTKSVSIVGVNGEFQEIQGIKMEEGSFLADKDIYSAVLGYDLAKEEFGRSISHRSNVDIAFRQEDGTLVRKSFKVKGILENSKETIVGGDGSTDMIVYIPISTLNEMTGEQDYGAFFAMADSSENIRDVSDEVDRRLARNFGIPERDIDDEDAKPYTIFNQVDVLEETGALGAALSSFLLVLALVSLFVGSIGIMNIMLVTVTERTKEIGIMKSVGYSSSNIQSLFLLESVMVSAFGGLMGTAIGGLGAYILETALKLPPVFPFKLIEIGILVSVIVGVGAGLYPARKAASMKPVDALRYE
- a CDS encoding ABC transporter ATP-binding protein, giving the protein MNINKNSLPENRYPIVEVSNVRKSYMLGDMEVPVLSGINLKIEKGELLAIMGPSGSGKSTLMNLIGCLDRPTEGQVLIWGKDLHSMSDEELAHLRGIEIGFVFQTFNLVPRLTALENVLLPTFANSRSIDPQKRATELLKLMGLQDRMYHKPGELSGGQSQRVSIARALINDPSILLADEPTGNLDSKTGSEILQIFMDLNNEGRTVVIVTHDPEIAKYADRVVLVKDGEIQYN
- a CDS encoding COG1361 S-layer family protein, producing MKLIKERIIASVFSLLLIASIFTSSASAAVGSANLKVTIVETNPYPAKIGEYLTLNIQVENVGGDKADNIDIEIVPEYPFSLDSKTNTVQNIGALNPGRTATKEFYLYVDKNAQKGVRSIDIRTKTGDGSPWSEKTFDIRIGTETFDSKGTVELSEIISSPEVFMPGDSGTVTVTLKNTATTPTVTIDGKDYDTNARIQAAVLRPLSEGITVKEAPYYEMGLVGPGDSIKLTFNVEVEEGAKEGIHNFELEIEGNSFDYNSKKNIPLKVDSSNIKVIPSKPLQMVDGKAVVEFDVANTHPNELNSVSIRPEAEGLKFYPAEYFIGPMDPDELFTIEFDAIIDDSDAIKDVSGSIIMNVTANYNNGINRHENVAGNLKLETDFQSPGNNSTAAITGGLLLVVIPAAFLIYRKKKQ